One segment of Halococcus salsus DNA contains the following:
- a CDS encoding HpcH/HpaI aldolase family protein gives MDQRNAFKRTVESGEVAFGARASTFSPTVIEVFGELGFDFVWLDFEHMGPSPYDSRVFEDLTRAAEAGGTELFVRLPSGDPSLIRKVLDAGVRTLLIPRVDTAEEVRAAVEATRFVYEGEPGERGMASGRARNWGSSNAYVQTEDEEVCIGVMVEKTGAVEAIDEILSVPELGFVFVGPSDLSVQLGHPTDKTHPEVLDTIEGIEAACRSAGVPMGKIANEPAAIEDAIQAGYRIVRMGGDLASIRTTLRERLAAVERE, from the coding sequence ATGGACCAGCGCAACGCTTTCAAACGAACCGTCGAGAGCGGCGAGGTCGCCTTCGGCGCACGGGCATCGACGTTCTCGCCGACGGTCATCGAGGTGTTCGGCGAGCTGGGGTTCGACTTCGTCTGGCTCGACTTCGAACACATGGGGCCGAGCCCCTACGACAGCCGCGTCTTCGAGGACCTCACCCGGGCGGCCGAGGCCGGCGGGACCGAACTCTTCGTCCGACTTCCGTCGGGCGACCCGTCCCTCATCCGGAAGGTGCTCGATGCGGGCGTCCGGACGCTTCTCATCCCCCGGGTGGACACCGCCGAGGAGGTCCGGGCGGCCGTGGAAGCCACCCGGTTCGTCTACGAGGGCGAACCCGGCGAACGGGGCATGGCGAGCGGTCGCGCCCGTAACTGGGGCAGCAGCAACGCGTACGTTCAGACCGAGGACGAAGAGGTGTGCATCGGGGTGATGGTCGAGAAGACCGGTGCCGTGGAGGCGATCGACGAGATCCTGTCGGTGCCGGAGCTCGGCTTCGTCTTCGTCGGTCCCTCCGACCTCTCGGTGCAGCTGGGCCATCCCACGGACAAGACCCATCCGGAGGTGCTCGATACGATCGAGGGAATCGAGGCGGCCTGTCGGTCGGCGGGGGTCCCGATGGGGAAGATAGCCAACGAACCAGCGGCCATCGAGGACGCCATACAAGCCGGCTATCGGATCGTTCGGATGGGCGGGGACCTCGCCTCGATCCGAACGACGCTCCGGGAACGGCTGGCGGCGGTCGAACGGGAGTGA
- a CDS encoding aldehyde dehydrogenase family protein: protein MQNDLATDAGWNALYVDGEWTSGESGETISVEDPSTRETVAEVPAATEADVDAAYEAAAAAQHEWGAQPPARRQEVVQQLIGVMQDNSDEIVELLRDEVGGASIMGETSIQIAADHASEAATLPRRMKGEYADSNIPGKENILRRGPKGVVTVISPWNFPLNLSMRAVAPAIAAGNSVVLKPSTEAPITGGLLFGALFEMTDLPPGVLNVVTGRGSEIGDRVAGHPESDVVAFTGSTEVGQHVSGIAGENLAVPAMELGGNNAHVVTADADLDRALDGATFGSFVHQGQVCISINRHIVHEDVYDEYVDRLVDRAESLATGSAHEAETIVGPIINESQRDEMLDYVEETVDAGATLETGGGTVDLDGVDDSLVVEPTVLSGVTNEMAAACNEHFGPVAPVIPFSTVDEAIAIANDTEYGLSGSVHAGDLDVGIDIAERMETGNVHINDQPINDEAHVPFSGIGASGVGTYNSDAFLHEVTETKWISIQHEEREYPF, encoded by the coding sequence ATGCAAAACGACTTGGCGACCGACGCGGGCTGGAACGCCCTCTACGTCGACGGTGAGTGGACGAGCGGCGAGAGCGGGGAGACGATCTCGGTCGAGGACCCATCAACCCGTGAGACCGTCGCCGAGGTCCCCGCCGCGACCGAGGCGGACGTCGATGCCGCCTACGAAGCGGCGGCGGCAGCACAGCACGAGTGGGGGGCACAGCCGCCGGCACGACGACAGGAGGTCGTCCAGCAGCTCATTGGGGTCATGCAGGACAACAGTGACGAGATCGTCGAACTCCTGCGGGACGAGGTGGGCGGGGCGTCGATTATGGGTGAGACGTCGATCCAGATCGCGGCCGACCACGCGAGCGAGGCCGCGACCCTCCCGCGGCGGATGAAGGGCGAGTACGCCGATTCGAACATCCCCGGAAAGGAGAACATCCTTCGGCGTGGTCCGAAGGGTGTCGTGACGGTCATCTCGCCGTGGAACTTCCCGCTCAACCTCTCGATGCGCGCCGTCGCACCCGCCATCGCGGCCGGCAACAGCGTCGTGTTGAAACCCTCGACGGAAGCGCCGATAACGGGCGGGCTGCTCTTCGGCGCGCTCTTCGAGATGACCGACCTCCCGCCCGGCGTGCTGAACGTCGTGACGGGCCGTGGTTCCGAGATCGGCGACCGCGTCGCGGGCCACCCCGAGAGCGACGTCGTCGCGTTCACCGGTTCGACCGAGGTCGGCCAGCACGTCTCCGGGATCGCGGGCGAGAACCTCGCGGTGCCAGCGATGGAGCTCGGCGGCAACAACGCCCACGTCGTGACCGCGGACGCCGACCTCGACCGGGCGCTCGACGGGGCCACGTTCGGGTCGTTCGTCCACCAGGGGCAGGTCTGCATCTCGATCAACCGCCACATCGTCCACGAGGACGTCTACGACGAGTACGTCGACCGACTCGTCGACCGTGCGGAATCCCTCGCCACCGGAAGCGCCCACGAGGCGGAGACGATAGTGGGGCCGATCATCAACGAATCCCAGCGCGACGAGATGCTCGACTACGTCGAGGAGACGGTCGATGCGGGTGCCACGCTCGAAACCGGTGGTGGGACCGTCGACCTCGACGGGGTCGACGACTCGCTGGTGGTCGAACCAACGGTACTGTCGGGCGTGACCAACGAGATGGCCGCCGCCTGCAACGAACACTTCGGCCCGGTAGCGCCGGTGATCCCGTTCTCGACGGTGGACGAGGCCATCGCGATCGCCAACGACACCGAGTACGGGCTCTCGGGCTCCGTTCACGCCGGCGACCTCGACGTCGGCATCGACATCGCCGAGCGGATGGAGACCGGCAACGTCCACATCAACGACCAACCGATCAACGACGAGGCGCACGTCCCGTTCAGCGGTATCGGCGCGTCCGGCGTCGGAACGTACAACAGCGACGCGTTCCTCCACGAGGTCACCGAGACGAAGTGGATCTCGATCCAGCACGAGGAACGCGAGTACCCGTTCTAG
- a CDS encoding VOC family protein, whose protein sequence is MTPEIHSLGHVALETPDLDASLYFFRDSVGLEEVARVDDTVYLRGVDEFDHHSLSLTAAEEPGVDHIGWQTVDHIEIEASDADEMADFLKTLGYEEVRTTEHHGTSYELQPADWEGPIIELHTVEGEETPGINHIAFATDDIEDVTQTLKNEDVDQVSDPYYVEKTGRTITNFRDPDGRRFQAVSSEE, encoded by the coding sequence ATGACACCGGAAATCCACTCCCTGGGCCACGTCGCGCTCGAAACCCCCGACCTGGATGCATCGTTGTACTTCTTTCGCGACTCGGTGGGGTTGGAGGAGGTCGCACGGGTCGACGACACCGTCTATCTCAGGGGTGTCGACGAGTTCGACCACCACTCGCTCAGCCTGACCGCCGCCGAGGAACCGGGTGTCGACCACATCGGCTGGCAAACGGTCGACCACATCGAGATCGAGGCGAGCGACGCGGACGAGATGGCCGATTTCCTGAAGACGCTCGGCTACGAGGAGGTGCGCACCACCGAACACCACGGGACTTCGTACGAACTCCAACCCGCCGACTGGGAGGGCCCGATCATCGAACTCCACACCGTCGAGGGCGAGGAGACGCCGGGCATCAACCACATCGCCTTCGCGACCGACGACATCGAGGACGTCACGCAGACCCTAAAGAACGAGGACGTCGATCAGGTCTCCGATCCCTACTACGTCGAGAAGACGGGTCGGACGATCACCAACTTCCGGGACCCCGACGGCCGCCGGTTTCAGGCGGTCTCGTCCGAGGAGTAG
- a CDS encoding TrmB family transcriptional regulator produces the protein MTSAVEEKAIELLQNLGLKEYEARCFTALTRLPSGTAREISETSDVPRTRVYEAVRVLESQGLVEVHQGNPQYFRAVGVDEAVTVLANRYSSRIDELDQALHGIGSRAGSDDRDAHEVWSLTGASSIAARANEMIRAGNGEVVIVVGSRAVLTNELYETLRETADAGVDVVIGAMRSEAREAIQRRVPGATVFESGLTWLEKPTAEREDVSVGVLLMVDRTALLVSSRVPDEYDGPTDRAVYGRGFSNGLVMIAHRLLSHGLQDIQRPAEE, from the coding sequence ATGACAAGCGCCGTCGAAGAGAAGGCGATCGAACTGTTGCAGAACCTCGGTCTCAAGGAGTACGAAGCGAGGTGTTTCACGGCACTGACGAGGCTCCCGTCCGGGACGGCGAGGGAGATCAGTGAGACGTCGGACGTCCCTCGTACCCGCGTCTACGAGGCCGTTCGCGTGCTCGAATCCCAGGGGTTGGTGGAGGTCCACCAGGGAAATCCACAGTACTTCCGCGCCGTCGGGGTCGACGAGGCAGTCACCGTTCTCGCGAACCGCTACTCGTCCCGCATCGACGAGCTGGACCAGGCGCTTCACGGTATCGGAAGTCGAGCGGGAAGCGACGACCGAGATGCACACGAGGTCTGGTCCCTCACCGGTGCGTCCTCGATCGCGGCGCGTGCGAACGAGATGATACGCGCCGGAAACGGGGAGGTAGTCATAGTCGTCGGGTCGAGAGCCGTGCTCACCAACGAGCTCTACGAAACCCTCCGAGAGACCGCCGATGCTGGGGTCGACGTCGTCATCGGCGCGATGCGGTCGGAAGCACGCGAAGCGATTCAGCGTCGTGTCCCAGGGGCGACGGTGTTCGAAAGCGGACTCACGTGGCTCGAAAAGCCCACCGCGGAACGGGAAGACGTCTCGGTCGGAGTACTGTTGATGGTCGACCGGACCGCACTCCTCGTGAGCTCGCGAGTCCCCGACGAGTACGACGGACCGACCGACCGGGCGGTGTACGGCCGCGGCTTTTCGAACGGGTTGGTGATGATCGCCCACCGATTGCTGTCCCACGGTCTCCAGGATATCCAGCGCCCGGCCGAAGAGTAA
- a CDS encoding helix-turn-helix domain-containing protein, with the protein MSLVATYHLDTPVYDPLFERVSDLRLEIEHVVACAPDTLLVTFWAETDHWPTFEAALERSDTATVIRHLRSEDGQERCQLRLPASTTTYWDWTAVGGVLLASTVTRHGATTRMEFPDQEALRTYRERCSERGMGFSLSSLTDAGTGSDRRSQPLTPSQREIVALAVERGYFEVPRRTSMVELAAECGISDQAASERLRRGLSNLLESGVFDTLWAPASRGTPKVR; encoded by the coding sequence ATGAGTCTCGTCGCGACCTACCACCTCGATACCCCAGTGTACGACCCGCTCTTCGAACGGGTGTCCGACCTCCGACTCGAGATCGAACACGTCGTGGCGTGCGCTCCCGACACTCTCCTGGTGACGTTCTGGGCCGAGACGGACCACTGGCCGACGTTCGAAGCCGCGCTCGAACGGTCGGATACCGCGACGGTGATCCGGCACCTCCGTTCGGAGGACGGCCAGGAACGCTGCCAGCTCCGTCTGCCCGCCTCGACGACCACGTACTGGGACTGGACCGCCGTCGGTGGTGTGCTCCTCGCCTCGACCGTCACGCGTCACGGTGCGACGACCCGGATGGAGTTCCCGGACCAGGAGGCCTTGCGGACGTATCGGGAACGGTGCTCCGAACGGGGGATGGGGTTCTCGTTGAGCAGCCTGACCGATGCCGGCACGGGTTCGGACCGTCGCTCCCAGCCGCTGACCCCGTCGCAACGCGAGATCGTTGCGTTGGCCGTCGAACGTGGCTACTTCGAGGTTCCACGCCGAACCAGCATGGTCGAGCTCGCCGCCGAGTGTGGCATCTCCGACCAGGCAGCCTCCGAACGCCTCCGTCGTGGCCTCTCGAACCTCCTCGAAAGCGGTGTGTTCGATACGCTGTGGGCTCCCGCTTCGAGAGGCACCCCGAAAGTACGATAG